One stretch of Qingrenia yutianensis DNA includes these proteins:
- a CDS encoding GH36-type glycosyl hydrolase domain-containing protein, producing MGVLDTRSYFPDCRFNELGDEDYFNKDKTFGHFADGGSAYVITDRNTPRPWLQFLCNDKIVSCVSNTGVGYLKHISGEIITKYWEKKGNYLTRLPNGKRRFYILKDGVKTEFFENAENFSMTVRPGLVEYKGEISGIKTEILMFVPDKIPCECQRVTLVADADCEIEIFASTEWGFYMQGIEKAPLKTEISVENGVAKTSERGITAVFSALGADKIDVNRYTEILPNESEGHLAEISAVKTVKLEKGKKYEWYIVSGACDEDGEAENVLKCLDKAVFDAEFENIKNKWDSAVKRNFCRLPNKNLEYFINYWLKNNMFLTYRYDRAERFIGVRDSLQDSWGYCLVNPDKAREKMLITLGHMLPDGRFPRRFSRFGLENDMADFCDQPTWAPEAVNTYIRETGDFDILNRELPFLDSDETATLEEHIFRSLDYLYYSRGKNGLILMRDGDWLDGLSGLNKFGADATSAWVTVAAFNAQNIMARLYERVGMTEKAELMRKRSAEYKEIFNKIAWDGNWFVYAFFEDGEPVGGSQNLEGKIYLNPQTWAIFSGIVDDPDRIKRIKKSIYRYLQTPFGPLLNYPPYVLYGDRCGRIYRQFPGTFANSAVYNHGAAFKVFADVKLGDYEEALDTLMRALPNHPDNSDMCRTSEPYAVGNVYYGPNHRRFGMNLFSWYTATPSWLMHGAFEQILGVYADYDGLKLTPHVSDDWNEYSVRKVYRNTVYNIEFKRTDGEKGIWLDDEKIEGDTVMSNKKECNVVVKF from the coding sequence ATGGGCGTACTTGACACGCGTTCGTATTTTCCCGACTGCCGATTTAACGAGCTTGGCGACGAGGATTATTTTAATAAAGACAAAACCTTCGGTCACTTTGCAGACGGCGGTTCGGCATATGTTATCACCGACAGAAACACTCCGCGTCCGTGGCTCCAGTTTTTGTGCAACGACAAAATCGTAAGCTGTGTATCCAACACGGGAGTCGGATATTTAAAGCATATCAGTGGTGAAATTATAACGAAATACTGGGAGAAAAAGGGAAATTATCTTACCAGGCTTCCCAACGGAAAGCGCAGATTTTACATATTAAAAGACGGCGTAAAAACCGAATTTTTTGAAAATGCCGAAAACTTTTCTATGACGGTGCGCCCGGGTTTGGTTGAATACAAGGGCGAAATAAGCGGTATAAAAACCGAAATTCTGATGTTTGTTCCCGACAAAATTCCGTGCGAATGTCAAAGGGTTACGCTTGTTGCCGATGCTGACTGCGAGATTGAAATTTTCGCGTCAACAGAGTGGGGATTTTATATGCAGGGCATTGAAAAAGCACCGCTCAAAACGGAAATTTCGGTTGAAAACGGCGTTGCAAAAACGTCCGAAAGAGGCATAACTGCGGTATTCTCGGCACTCGGTGCGGATAAGATTGATGTAAATCGATACACCGAAATTCTGCCCAATGAGAGCGAAGGACATCTTGCCGAAATCAGCGCGGTTAAAACCGTAAAGCTTGAAAAAGGCAAAAAATACGAATGGTATATTGTTTCGGGCGCGTGCGACGAGGACGGCGAGGCTGAAAACGTTTTAAAATGCCTTGACAAGGCGGTTTTTGACGCGGAATTTGAAAACATCAAAAACAAGTGGGACAGCGCGGTAAAACGCAATTTCTGCCGTTTGCCGAACAAAAATCTTGAATATTTTATAAATTACTGGCTTAAAAACAATATGTTTTTAACTTACCGATACGACCGTGCGGAAAGGTTTATCGGCGTGCGCGACAGTTTGCAGGATTCGTGGGGATACTGCCTTGTAAATCCCGACAAGGCACGCGAAAAAATGCTCATCACGCTCGGGCATATGCTCCCCGACGGAAGATTTCCGCGCCGTTTCAGCAGGTTCGGATTAGAGAATGATATGGCGGATTTCTGCGACCAGCCGACGTGGGCGCCCGAGGCGGTAAACACGTACATACGCGAAACGGGAGATTTTGATATTTTAAACCGCGAATTGCCGTTTCTTGACAGCGACGAAACAGCGACGCTTGAAGAACATATTTTCCGTTCACTCGATTATCTTTATTATTCACGCGGTAAAAACGGGCTTATTCTTATGCGCGACGGCGACTGGCTGGACGGACTTTCGGGCTTGAACAAGTTCGGCGCGGACGCGACAAGCGCGTGGGTGACCGTTGCCGCATTTAACGCGCAAAACATTATGGCGCGCCTTTACGAACGCGTGGGAATGACCGAAAAAGCGGAGCTTATGCGAAAGCGCTCGGCTGAATATAAGGAGATTTTCAATAAAATTGCGTGGGACGGAAACTGGTTTGTATATGCGTTTTTCGAGGACGGCGAGCCGGTGGGCGGTTCACAAAATCTTGAGGGAAAAATTTATCTCAATCCGCAGACGTGGGCGATTTTCTCGGGTATTGTTGACGATCCCGACAGAATAAAAAGAATTAAAAAATCAATTTACCGATATTTGCAGACGCCGTTCGGACCGCTTTTAAATTATCCGCCCTATGTTTTGTACGGCGACAGATGCGGACGTATTTACCGCCAGTTCCCCGGCACGTTTGCAAACTCGGCGGTATATAATCACGGCGCGGCATTTAAGGTGTTTGCAGACGTTAAACTCGGCGACTACGAGGAGGCGCTCGACACGCTTATGCGCGCACTGCCGAACCACCCCGACAATTCGGATATGTGCAGAACGAGCGAACCGTACGCGGTTGGAAATGTTTATTACGGCCCCAATCACCGCCGTTTCGGTATGAATTTGTTTTCGTGGTACACCGCGACGCCGTCGTGGCTTATGCACGGCGCGTTTGAGCAGATTTTGGGCGTTTATGCCGACTATGACGGTTTAAAACTTACTCCGCACGTTTCGGACGATTGGAACGAATACAGCGTCAGAAAGGTTTACCGAAACACGGTTTATAACATTGAATTTAAGCGCACCGACGGCGAAAAAGGAATTTGGCTTGACGATGAAAAAATCGAAGGCGACACCGTTATGTCAAACAAAAAAGAATGTAATGTTGTTGTGAAATTTTAA
- a CDS encoding formate--tetrahydrofolate ligase produces the protein MKSDIEIAQSVAPENIMTIAKRAGIDEKYVEQYGNDKAKIDLSLLGESKNENGKLVLVTAITPTPAGEGKTTTTIGLADGLKKIGKNVVAALREPSLGPVFGIKGGAAGGGYAQVIPMEDINLHFTGDFHAIGAANNLLAAMLDNHIYQGNSLNIDPRRITWKRCVDMNDRQLRFITDGLGGRVNGVPREDGYDITVASEIMAVLCLSSSITDLKERLARIIVGYTYDNEPVTAGDLKAQGAMCALLKNALKPNLVQTLEGTPAFVHGGPFANIAHGCNSVIATKMALKCGDYAVTEAGFGADLGAEKFLDIKCRFANLKPDAVVLVATVRALKMHGGLAKTELADENLDALKKGIPNLLRHVSNIKNVYKLPLVVAVNRFPTDTDSEINFIIDECKKLGVNTVLSTVWADGGNGGIELANEVVRLCEEKNDFTFCYEDDLPLAEKIEAVVKKVYGGNGVVFTKTAQKQLVRLEELGFAKCPVCIAKTQYSFSDNPTLLGAPDGFEVTVRNVKISAGAGFVVVLTGDIMTMPGLPKVPAAEKIDVDENGKISGLF, from the coding sequence ATGAAAAGTGATATTGAAATTGCACAGTCTGTTGCGCCCGAAAATATTATGACCATTGCAAAAAGGGCGGGAATAGATGAAAAATATGTTGAGCAATACGGAAACGACAAGGCTAAAATAGATTTATCACTGCTTGGCGAGAGCAAAAACGAAAACGGCAAGCTTGTTTTGGTGACGGCAATAACACCGACGCCGGCAGGCGAGGGCAAAACCACCACAACAATCGGTCTTGCGGACGGACTTAAAAAAATCGGCAAAAACGTTGTTGCGGCGCTCCGCGAGCCGTCGCTCGGGCCCGTTTTCGGCATAAAGGGCGGTGCGGCAGGAGGCGGATACGCACAGGTTATTCCTATGGAGGACATTAACCTTCATTTTACGGGTGATTTTCACGCAATCGGCGCGGCAAACAATCTTCTTGCGGCAATGCTCGACAACCATATTTATCAGGGCAATTCGCTCAATATTGATCCGCGCAGAATTACCTGGAAACGCTGTGTTGATATGAACGACCGCCAGCTCCGGTTTATCACCGACGGACTGGGCGGACGCGTTAACGGTGTACCGCGCGAGGACGGTTACGACATCACCGTTGCGTCGGAAATTATGGCGGTTTTGTGCCTTTCGTCGTCCATAACCGATTTGAAAGAAAGACTTGCGAGAATAATCGTAGGCTACACATATGACAATGAACCTGTTACGGCAGGTGATTTAAAGGCGCAGGGGGCAATGTGCGCACTTTTAAAAAACGCGTTAAAGCCTAATCTTGTGCAGACGCTTGAGGGAACGCCGGCATTTGTTCACGGCGGTCCGTTTGCAAATATCGCGCACGGATGCAACTCGGTTATTGCCACAAAAATGGCGCTCAAATGCGGTGATTATGCGGTTACCGAGGCAGGTTTCGGCGCAGACCTCGGCGCGGAGAAGTTTTTGGACATAAAATGCCGTTTTGCAAATCTTAAACCCGATGCGGTTGTGCTTGTTGCAACGGTGCGCGCGCTTAAAATGCATGGCGGACTTGCAAAAACCGAGCTTGCGGACGAAAATCTTGACGCGCTTAAAAAAGGTATTCCCAATCTTTTAAGACACGTTTCAAACATCAAAAATGTTTATAAACTTCCGCTCGTCGTTGCGGTTAACCGTTTCCCGACCGACACCGACAGCGAAATTAACTTCATTATAGATGAGTGCAAAAAACTCGGCGTTAACACGGTGCTTTCAACCGTGTGGGCAGACGGCGGAAACGGCGGAATTGAACTTGCAAACGAGGTTGTACGTCTTTGTGAGGAGAAAAACGATTTCACTTTCTGCTATGAGGACGATTTGCCGCTTGCGGAAAAAATCGAGGCGGTTGTCAAAAAAGTGTACGGCGGAAACGGCGTTGTGTTCACAAAAACGGCGCAGAAACAGCTTGTGCGCCTCGAAGAACTCGGCTTTGCAAAATGCCCCGTGTGCATTGCAAAAACGCAGTACAGTTTTTCGGATAATCCGACGCTTTTGGGTGCGCCCGACGGCTTTGAAGTCACGGTGCGAAACGTTAAAATCAGCGCAGGCGCAGGCTTTGTTGTTGTTTTGACAGGTGACATTATGACAATGCCCGGACTTCCGAAAGTTCCTGCGGCGGAAAAAATCGACGTTGACGAAAACGGAAAAATAAGCGGACTGTTTTAA
- a CDS encoding phosphoribosylformylglycinamidine synthase — translation MVYRLYVEKKKELANEAKALKKDIAYLLGIKLNSLRIINRYDVENIEKDLFESCKMTVFAEPQLDVISETLDKNADFIFAVEPLPGQFDQRADSAAQCIQLISKKERPTVKTAKVYLIDGEISESDKEAVKKYVINPVECREASLGEKDTLAVNYDIPETVKTLDGFLSLDDEGLKSFIDENSLAMDFDDIKFCQNYFAEEKREPTITEIKMLDTYWSDHCRHTTFLTEIDSVKFDSPLLQKAYDDYMNVRKNLNRTKPVCLMDIATIAVKELKKEGKLDKLDESEEINACTVKIKVNVDKKDEDWLLLFKNETHNHPTEIEPFGGAATCIGGAIRDPLSGRAYVYAAMRVTGAANPLKSVSETLKGKLPQRKIVTTAAAGYSSYGNQIGLATGQVDEIYHDGYAAKRMEIGAVVGAAPQKNVRRERPENGDIVILLGGATGRDGCGGATGSSKSHNLKSLENCGAEVQKGNAPEERKLQRLFRNYDASRLIKRCNDFGAGGVSVAIGELADGIEIDLNAVPKKYDGLDGTELAISESQERMAVVVDKNDAEKFISLANAENLNATVVARVTDNARLVMHWNGAKIVDISRAFLNSNGAPKHIDIEAENPKDFAKDTNGDFCDMYEKLADDLNICSKRGLSERFDSTIGSGTVLMPFGGKNQLTPIQAMVNKVSTEKGFTDTSSVMAWGYNPFITEKSPYHGAYLAVVESVSKLVATGAEFKDVYLTFQEYFEKPMKDKKRWGKPLCALLGAFEAQMDLSIGAIGGKDSMSGTFENIDVPPTLVSFAVTDEDAKNVISPEFKGKDHKVILIKPDYNESNLPDAKSLIETFNKVTALMRKGEVYSAYTPTLGGVAEAVMKMCFGNGIGFEFDKNISNDEIFGYNYGAFVLEVKDSVSDGAVLGYTTDKNEISRGAESADLSKILGIYENKLESVYNCNIAPENGSFENFSYECSERKAPAVKIARPRVIIPVFPGTNCEYDSAKVIENAGMDSEIIVINNLSPKSISESVTYFANRLKDAQMVFIPGGFSGGDEPDGSGKFITAFFRNAEIKEEVNRLLKQRDGLMLGICNGFQALIKLGLVPNGEITDTDEFSPTLTYNTIGRHQSRLVRTRISSNKSPFLADTKVGDIYTVPVSHGEGRFLASESLIRKLAENGQIATQYVDENGNVTGDVAYNPNGSILAVEGITSPDGRVFGKMGHSERYQKNLYKNVDGDYNIGMFTSAAKYFKI, via the coding sequence ATGGTTTACAGACTTTATGTTGAAAAGAAAAAAGAGCTTGCAAACGAGGCAAAAGCGCTGAAAAAAGACATTGCTTATCTTTTGGGAATAAAGCTTAATTCGCTTCGTATCATAAATCGATACGACGTTGAAAACATTGAAAAAGACCTTTTTGAAAGCTGTAAAATGACGGTTTTTGCCGAGCCCCAGCTTGATGTTATATCCGAAACGCTCGACAAAAACGCGGATTTCATTTTTGCGGTCGAACCGCTCCCCGGTCAGTTTGACCAGCGTGCGGACTCGGCGGCGCAGTGTATTCAGCTTATCTCCAAAAAAGAGCGTCCGACGGTTAAAACCGCAAAGGTTTATCTTATAGACGGCGAAATTTCGGAAAGCGACAAAGAGGCGGTTAAAAAATATGTTATAAACCCTGTTGAGTGCAGGGAGGCGTCGCTCGGAGAAAAAGACACGCTTGCGGTAAATTATGACATTCCCGAAACGGTTAAAACGCTTGACGGATTTTTGTCGCTCGATGATGAGGGACTTAAAAGTTTTATAGACGAAAACTCGCTTGCAATGGATTTTGACGATATAAAATTTTGTCAAAATTATTTTGCGGAGGAAAAAAGAGAGCCTACCATCACCGAGATTAAAATGCTCGATACATACTGGTCGGACCATTGCCGTCACACGACGTTTTTAACCGAGATTGACAGCGTTAAGTTTGACAGTCCGCTTTTGCAGAAAGCATATGACGACTATATGAACGTGCGCAAAAATTTAAACCGCACAAAACCCGTTTGCCTTATGGACATTGCGACAATCGCGGTTAAAGAACTTAAAAAAGAGGGCAAACTCGACAAGCTCGACGAGTCGGAGGAGATAAACGCGTGCACCGTTAAAATTAAAGTTAACGTTGACAAAAAAGATGAGGACTGGCTTCTTCTTTTCAAAAACGAAACGCACAATCACCCCACCGAAATCGAGCCGTTCGGCGGTGCGGCAACGTGTATAGGCGGTGCAATCCGCGACCCGTTGTCGGGCAGGGCATACGTTTATGCGGCAATGCGCGTTACCGGTGCGGCAAATCCTTTAAAAAGCGTTTCCGAAACGCTTAAAGGAAAGCTTCCGCAGCGAAAAATCGTCACCACCGCGGCGGCAGGATACAGCTCGTACGGCAACCAGATAGGTCTTGCAACAGGTCAGGTTGACGAAATTTATCACGACGGATACGCAGCGAAAAGAATGGAAATCGGCGCGGTTGTGGGCGCGGCTCCGCAGAAAAACGTGCGCAGAGAACGTCCCGAAAACGGCGACATTGTAATTCTTCTCGGCGGTGCAACGGGCAGAGACGGCTGCGGAGGTGCAACCGGTTCGTCAAAATCGCACAACTTAAAATCGCTCGAAAACTGCGGTGCGGAGGTTCAGAAAGGAAATGCTCCCGAGGAAAGAAAGCTCCAGCGTCTTTTCAGAAATTACGACGCGTCGCGCCTTATTAAAAGGTGCAACGACTTCGGCGCGGGCGGTGTTTCTGTTGCGATAGGCGAGCTTGCGGACGGAATTGAAATCGACCTTAACGCAGTTCCCAAAAAATACGACGGTCTTGACGGCACAGAGCTTGCAATAAGCGAGTCGCAGGAGAGAATGGCGGTTGTTGTTGACAAAAACGACGCCGAAAAGTTTATTTCACTTGCAAATGCGGAAAACTTAAACGCAACGGTTGTTGCGCGCGTTACCGATAACGCAAGACTTGTTATGCACTGGAACGGTGCGAAAATTGTTGACATTTCGCGCGCGTTTTTAAATTCAAACGGCGCGCCCAAACATATTGACATTGAGGCGGAAAATCCCAAAGATTTTGCAAAAGATACAAACGGTGATTTCTGCGATATGTACGAAAAACTTGCGGACGATTTGAACATCTGCTCAAAACGCGGGCTTTCCGAGCGTTTCGACTCCACAATCGGCTCGGGCACGGTGCTTATGCCGTTCGGCGGAAAAAATCAGCTTACGCCCATTCAGGCTATGGTGAACAAGGTTTCCACCGAAAAAGGATTTACCGATACTTCGTCGGTTATGGCGTGGGGATATAACCCGTTTATCACCGAAAAAAGCCCGTATCACGGCGCATATCTCGCGGTTGTCGAGTCGGTGTCAAAGCTTGTTGCGACAGGCGCGGAGTTTAAGGACGTTTACCTTACATTCCAGGAATATTTTGAAAAACCGATGAAAGACAAAAAACGCTGGGGTAAACCGCTCTGCGCGCTTTTGGGAGCGTTTGAGGCACAGATGGATTTGTCAATCGGCGCAATCGGCGGAAAAGACTCGATGAGCGGTACTTTTGAAAATATAGACGTTCCGCCCACGCTTGTGTCGTTCGCCGTGACGGACGAGGACGCAAAAAATGTGATTTCTCCCGAATTTAAGGGAAAAGATCACAAGGTGATTTTGATAAAACCCGATTATAACGAAAGCAATCTTCCCGACGCAAAATCGCTTATCGAAACGTTTAACAAAGTGACCGCGCTTATGCGAAAAGGTGAGGTTTATTCGGCATACACGCCCACGCTCGGCGGTGTTGCCGAGGCAGTTATGAAAATGTGCTTCGGAAACGGTATCGGTTTTGAATTTGACAAAAACATTTCCAATGACGAAATTTTCGGTTACAACTACGGTGCGTTTGTGCTTGAAGTTAAAGACAGCGTTTCGGACGGCGCTGTTTTGGGTTACACAACCGATAAAAACGAAATTTCGCGCGGTGCGGAAAGTGCGGACCTTTCAAAAATCCTCGGCATTTACGAAAACAAACTTGAAAGCGTTTACAACTGCAACATTGCGCCCGAAAACGGCAGTTTTGAAAACTTCTCGTATGAGTGCAGTGAGAGAAAAGCGCCTGCTGTGAAAATCGCGCGTCCGAGAGTTATAATTCCCGTATTCCCCGGCACAAATTGCGAATACGACAGCGCGAAAGTGATTGAAAACGCAGGTATGGACAGTGAAATTATCGTTATAAATAACCTTTCACCCAAGAGTATCTCCGAGTCGGTAACGTATTTTGCAAACAGGCTCAAAGACGCGCAGATGGTATTTATTCCCGGCGGTTTCTCGGGCGGTGACGAGCCGGACGGTTCGGGCAAATTCATCACTGCATTTTTCAGAAACGCTGAAATTAAAGAAGAAGTAAACAGGCTTTTAAAACAGCGCGACGGTCTTATGCTCGGAATATGCAACGGTTTTCAGGCGCTTATAAAGCTTGGTCTTGTGCCGAACGGCGAAATTACCGACACCGACGAATTTTCGCCCACGCTCACATACAATACAATCGGCAGACACCAGTCGCGTCTTGTAAGAACAAGAATTTCGTCCAACAAATCGCCGTTCCTTGCAGATACAAAAGTCGGTGACATTTACACCGTTCCCGTATCGCACGGCGAGGGCAGATTTTTAGCGTCGGAAAGTCTTATCAGAAAACTTGCCGAAAACGGTCAGATTGCAACCCAGTATGTTGACGAAAACGGCAATGTGACGGGAGATGTTGCATATAATCCCAACGGCTCAATTCTCGCGGTTGAGGGCATAACCTCGCCCGACGGCAGAGTTTTCGGCAAAATGGGACATTCCGAAAGATACCAGAAAAATCTTTACAAAAACGTTGACGGAGATTATAATATAGGTATGTTTACATCTGCGGCAAAATATTTTAAGATTTAA
- the purD gene encoding phosphoribosylamine--glycine ligase, whose amino-acid sequence MKVMVAGGGGREHAIIKSLKKSNKIDKIYALPGNGGIASDAECVDIKATDIDSAVDFAVKNGIDFAVVAPDDPLVLGMVDALEEKGIKCFGPRKNAAIIEGSKVFAKNLMKKYNIPTASYEVFTDASKAVEYLEKTSYPTVIKADGLALGKGVIIAQNFAEAKDAVKSIMEDKVFGKSGNEIVVEEFLEGPEVSVLAFTDGNVVVPMVSSMDHKRAKDNDEGLNTGGMGTIAPNPYYTKKIADECYGKIFVPTIEAMKKEGREFSGCLYFGLMLTKKGPYVIEYNCRFGDPETQVVLPLLKSDLFEIMLKISDKNLKKEDVQFMDKSAACVVMASDGYPVSYEKGFEITLPVPDKNEEIYIAGAKKKGDKIVTDGGRVLGAVKVADTLKNAVDGAYALAEKIHFDNAYMRSDIGKKALCAKVEE is encoded by the coding sequence ATGAAAGTTATGGTTGCAGGCGGCGGCGGACGCGAACACGCCATTATAAAAAGCCTTAAAAAGAGCAATAAAATAGATAAAATTTATGCACTTCCCGGCAACGGCGGAATTGCCTCGGACGCGGAATGTGTTGACATCAAGGCGACGGATATTGACTCGGCGGTTGATTTTGCGGTGAAAAACGGCATAGATTTTGCCGTTGTCGCACCCGACGATCCGCTTGTTCTCGGTATGGTTGACGCACTGGAGGAAAAGGGCATAAAATGCTTCGGCCCGAGAAAAAATGCGGCAATAATCGAGGGAAGCAAGGTTTTTGCAAAAAATCTTATGAAAAAATACAATATCCCCACCGCGTCGTACGAGGTTTTTACCGACGCGTCAAAAGCGGTTGAATATCTTGAAAAGACAAGCTATCCCACGGTTATAAAAGCGGACGGTCTTGCGCTCGGAAAGGGTGTTATAATCGCGCAGAATTTTGCCGAGGCGAAAGACGCGGTTAAATCCATTATGGAGGACAAGGTTTTCGGCAAAAGCGGAAACGAAATTGTGGTTGAAGAATTTCTGGAGGGCCCCGAAGTATCGGTGCTTGCGTTCACAGACGGAAACGTTGTTGTGCCTATGGTTTCATCTATGGATCACAAGCGCGCCAAAGACAACGACGAGGGTTTAAACACCGGCGGTATGGGTACAATCGCACCCAATCCGTACTATACAAAGAAAATTGCGGACGAATGTTACGGCAAGATTTTCGTCCCCACCATAGAGGCTATGAAAAAAGAGGGCAGAGAGTTTTCGGGCTGTCTTTATTTCGGACTTATGCTCACAAAAAAAGGCCCGTATGTGATTGAATATAACTGCCGTTTTGGCGATCCCGAAACACAGGTTGTTCTGCCTCTTTTAAAAAGCGACCTTTTTGAAATTATGCTTAAAATAAGCGATAAAAACCTCAAAAAAGAGGACGTTCAATTTATGGACAAAAGCGCGGCGTGCGTTGTTATGGCGTCAGACGGCTATCCCGTTTCGTATGAGAAGGGCTTTGAGATAACACTCCCTGTTCCTGATAAAAATGAAGAAATTTACATTGCCGGTGCAAAGAAAAAGGGGGATAAAATCGTTACCGACGGCGGACGCGTTCTCGGCGCGGTAAAGGTTGCGGATACTCTTAAAAATGCGGTGGACGGCGCGTATGCACTTGCGGAAAAAATTCATTTTGACAATGCGTATATGAGGAGCGACATAGGCAAAAAGGCGCTTTGCGCAAAAGTGGAGGAATAA
- a CDS encoding phosphoribosylaminoimidazolecarboxamide formyltransferase, which translates to MKEFELKYGCNPNQKPAKIYMENGKDLPIEILSGKPGYINFLDAFNSWQLVNEVKKALGKVCAASFKHVSPTSAAIGNPLPEKLKKACFVSDIDGLDNSPIACAYARARGTDRMSSFGDWIALSDTCDEVCARLIKREVSDGIIAPDYTKEALEILKQKRKGSYNIIKIDKDYIPDVQEKKQVFGVTFEQGRNNFKIDFDLLKNIVTENKDIPQSAKEDLVIALITLKYTQSNSVCYAKDGQAIGVGAGQQSRIHCTRLAGNKADIWHLRQHDKVLNLPFLDSVKRPDRDNTIDIYISDDYEDVLADGVWQTLFSEKPEPLTREEKRDYLSKIDGVSLASDAFFPFGDNIERAHKSGVKYVAQPGGSIRDDNVIDTCNKYGMAMAFTGMRLFHH; encoded by the coding sequence ATGAAAGAATTTGAATTAAAATACGGCTGTAATCCAAATCAGAAGCCTGCAAAAATTTATATGGAAAACGGCAAAGATTTGCCGATTGAAATTTTAAGCGGAAAACCCGGTTACATAAACTTTCTCGACGCTTTCAACAGCTGGCAGCTTGTAAACGAGGTTAAAAAAGCGCTCGGCAAGGTGTGCGCGGCGTCGTTTAAGCACGTAAGCCCCACAAGCGCGGCGATTGGAAATCCTCTTCCCGAAAAGCTTAAAAAAGCGTGTTTTGTAAGCGATATAGACGGTCTTGACAATTCTCCGATTGCGTGCGCATATGCGCGTGCGCGCGGAACGGACAGAATGAGCTCTTTCGGCGACTGGATTGCGCTTTCCGACACCTGCGACGAGGTGTGCGCACGTCTTATAAAAAGAGAGGTTTCGGACGGAATTATCGCGCCCGATTACACAAAAGAGGCGCTTGAAATTCTTAAGCAAAAGCGCAAGGGAAGTTACAACATTATAAAAATCGACAAGGACTATATCCCCGACGTTCAGGAGAAAAAACAGGTTTTCGGCGTGACGTTTGAACAGGGCAGAAACAACTTTAAAATTGATTTTGACCTTCTTAAAAATATCGTAACCGAAAATAAAGATATTCCGCAGAGTGCAAAAGAAGATTTGGTTATCGCGCTGATAACGCTCAAGTATACGCAGTCAAATTCGGTGTGCTATGCAAAAGACGGTCAGGCAATCGGCGTCGGCGCAGGTCAGCAGTCGAGAATACACTGTACGCGTCTTGCCGGAAACAAAGCGGACATCTGGCATTTAAGACAGCACGATAAGGTGCTCAATCTTCCGTTTTTGGACAGTGTTAAACGTCCCGACAGGGATAATACCATAGATATTTACATCTCGGACGATTACGAGGACGTTTTGGCGGACGGTGTTTGGCAGACGCTCTTTTCCGAAAAGCCCGAACCGCTCACAAGAGAGGAAAAAAGAGATTATCTTTCCAAAATTGACGGCGTGAGCCTCGCAAGCGACGCGTTTTTCCCGTTCGGCGACAATATCGAGCGCGCGCACAAAAGCGGTGTTAAATATGTTGCCCAGCCGGGCGGTTCAATCCGTGACGACAATGTTATAGACACCTGTAATAAATACGGTATGGCTATGGCATTTACGGGTATGAGATTGTTCCACCACTAA
- a CDS encoding IMP cyclohydrolase, which produces MNIYKISGIKELIKDNPYVGRGIVIGKTEDGKKAAVAYFIMGRSENSRNRIFYTEGDSVKTGAFDPSKLSDPSLIIYAPIRKLKNALIVSNGDQTDTVYDFVWCGKSFEEALETREFEPDAPNFTPRISGILNFANKDFTYKMSILKSADEKGSACNRFTFSYLPLNGLGHFIHTYVTDGDPIPTFVGEPERVKIPNDIDEFTEEIWSNLNESNKISLYVRYIDLENGNEENRLINKNK; this is translated from the coding sequence ATGAATATTTATAAAATCAGCGGTATAAAAGAGCTTATAAAAGACAATCCGTATGTCGGACGAGGCATTGTAATCGGAAAAACCGAGGACGGAAAAAAGGCGGCGGTCGCTTATTTTATAATGGGCAGAAGCGAAAACAGCCGAAACAGAATTTTTTACACCGAGGGTGACAGCGTGAAAACGGGCGCGTTTGACCCGTCAAAGCTTTCCGACCCGTCGCTCATAATCTATGCGCCGATAAGAAAACTCAAAAATGCGCTTATCGTTTCAAACGGCGACCAGACCGACACGGTTTATGATTTTGTATGGTGCGGAAAAAGCTTTGAAGAGGCGCTCGAAACTCGTGAGTTTGAGCCTGACGCACCGAATTTTACACCGAGAATAAGCGGAATTTTAAATTTTGCCAACAAAGATTTTACATATAAAATGAGCATACTCAAAAGCGCGGACGAAAAAGGCAGTGCGTGCAACAGATTTACATTTTCTTATTTGCCGTTAAACGGACTCGGACATTTTATTCATACATATGTCACCGACGGCGACCCTATTCCCACATTTGTCGGCGAACCCGAAAGAGTTAAAATCCCGAACGATATAGACGAATTTACCGAAGAAATATGGTCAAACCTCAACGAGAGCAACAAAATTTCGCTTTATGTGCGGTATATTGACCTTGAAAACGGAAACGAGGAAAACCGTCTTATAAACAAAAACAAATAG